One Atribacterota bacterium DNA window includes the following coding sequences:
- the leuD gene encoding 3-isopropylmalate dehydratase small subunit, translating to MIIKGNIWKFGDNIDTDVIIPARYLNTSDSLELASHCMEDYDRDFVNEMKKGDIIVAGENFGCGSSREHAPLAIKTAGIFYVIAKSFARIFYRNAINIGLPIFDSAEVFDNSEQGEILEVLLEQGVIKNITRKIEFNINSMPAFIQEIITAGGLVEYTKNEIKRRKNRGRYKSC from the coding sequence ATGATTATAAAGGGTAATATTTGGAAATTTGGAGACAATATTGATACAGATGTTATTATTCCCGCAAGATATTTAAATACTTCTGATTCATTAGAACTAGCGTCACATTGTATGGAAGATTATGATCGGGATTTTGTGAATGAGATGAAGAAGGGTGATATAATTGTGGCGGGTGAAAATTTTGGTTGTGGCAGTTCCAGGGAGCATGCACCGCTAGCTATTAAAACAGCTGGTATTTTTTATGTTATTGCCAAATCATTTGCTCGCATTTTTTATCGAAATGCTATCAACATTGGGTTGCCTATATTTGATTCGGCTGAAGTATTTGATAATTCTGAACAGGGGGAGATTTTAGAGGTTCTCCTTGAACAGGGTGTTATAAAAAATATAACCAGAAAAATAGAATTTAATATAAATTCTATGCCTGCTTTTATTCAAGAAATAATTACGGCAGGAGGATTAGTCGAATACACCAAGAATGAAATAAAAAGGAGAAAAAATAGAGGAAGATATAAAAGTTGTTGA
- a CDS encoding isocitrate/isopropylmalate family dehydrogenase: protein MNWHKHPFGAEYYLKKDVLLPESALTEIRDMDAIYLGSIGDPKVKPEIQETEILLKIRFDFDQYINLRPVKLYSGIPSPLRYKDYHDISFYVIRENTEDFYIDIGGRFNNSRHQKKRFLSRDLYQMDIQFDFQVTEQEEVGCQLGLLARKGSERIIKYAFDFARKKNLSNVSTVDKANVLPDMYQLWRDVFKDTVVNYPDLKTDYYFIDAMTMFFVSQPERFEVIVSPNMFGDIITDLGATIQGGIGMAAGANINPQGVSMFEPIHGSAPDLKNKYIANPIGTIIAGAMMMEHLGEIEIALSIEQAVEKVLQEEKLRP, encoded by the coding sequence ATTAATTGGCACAAACATCCTTTTGGTGCAGAGTATTACTTGAAAAAGGATGTATTATTACCAGAAAGCGCACTAACTGAGATAAGGGATATGGATGCTATTTATCTTGGGTCAATTGGAGATCCTAAGGTCAAGCCTGAGATACAGGAAACAGAAATATTGTTAAAAATAAGATTTGATTTTGACCAATATATTAATCTTAGGCCGGTTAAATTATATTCAGGTATCCCAAGCCCCTTAAGATATAAAGATTATCATGATATTAGTTTTTATGTTATCAGAGAAAATACAGAAGATTTCTATATAGATATCGGAGGACGCTTTAATAATAGTCGGCATCAAAAAAAGCGTTTTTTAAGCAGGGATTTATACCAGATGGATATTCAGTTTGATTTTCAGGTTACTGAACAGGAAGAGGTTGGTTGCCAATTAGGCTTATTAGCCAGAAAAGGTTCAGAAAGAATAATAAAATATGCTTTTGATTTTGCTCGAAAGAAGAATTTATCCAATGTGTCTACTGTAGATAAGGCTAATGTACTTCCAGATATGTATCAGCTTTGGAGAGATGTTTTTAAAGATACTGTTGTTAATTATCCTGATCTTAAAACAGATTACTATTTTATTGATGCAATGACTATGTTCTTTGTTAGTCAACCGGAAAGATTTGAAGTCATTGTATCTCCTAATATGTTTGGAGATATTATTACCGATTTAGGGGCAACTATACAGGGAGGTATTGGTATGGCGGCAGGAGCAAATATTAATCCACAAGGAGTGTCTATGTTCGAACCCATTCATGGCTCTGCACCTGATTTGAAGAATAAGTATATTGCTAATCCAATTGGAACTATTATTGCGGGAGCAATGATGATGGAGCATTTGGGTGAAATAGAGATAGCCTTATCTATTGAACAGGCAGTTGAAAAAGTCCTTCAGGAAGAAAAATTAAGACCATAG
- a CDS encoding DUF456 domain-containing protein, with protein sequence MVIPALPGIVLNYISLILLYIIKGEETLSLSILVTFGILTLLVTMLDYILPLLGAKRFGASRTGIAGAVVGMLLGIIFFPPLGIFFGLLIGAFVGELIAGKDQYQAFKAGMATFLGSLTSIAVKIVLALVMTFYYLWHLF encoded by the coding sequence GTGGTGATACCAGCTTTACCTGGTATTGTATTGAACTATATTTCCTTGATTTTGCTTTATATCATTAAAGGAGAAGAAACACTTAGTCTTAGTATTCTGGTAACATTCGGCATTTTAACATTATTGGTTACTATGCTGGATTATATTCTTCCCCTGTTAGGAGCCAAAAGATTCGGTGCATCACGTACCGGTATAGCAGGTGCAGTTGTCGGAATGCTGTTAGGTATTATATTTTTCCCACCATTAGGCATTTTTTTCGGTCTCTTGATTGGTGCATTTGTAGGGGAACTAATAGCCGGAAAAGACCAGTACCAGGCGTTCAAGGCAGGAATGGCTACCTTTTTGGGAAGCCTTACCTCAATAGCGGTTAAGATAGTGTTGGCATTAGTAATGACCTTCTATTATCTCTGGCACCTTTTTTAG